From the genome of Uranotaenia lowii strain MFRU-FL chromosome 1, ASM2978415v1, whole genome shotgun sequence, one region includes:
- the LOC129758596 gene encoding uncharacterized protein LOC129758596, which translates to MVTCETIEEVEDLATVSVERAVPQMDITVGGHSTSPKQLLKYLGVTVDNCSSFGAHVKYCYDSASKVIDSLAWIMSNCHGPKSSKRRRYGGAAWSSAIEVERNRSKLQSTHRLIAMRISCAYRIISTDAALDIAGMVPIDITLAKDKECYVARAVRGVLKAQQAASNQEELEKEKGKTVDDEHSLPLVKVKVKPRHTKSKVVLVGRTLSRQQTHPAVVV; encoded by the exons ATGGTCACctgcgaaacaatcgaggaggtcgaagaccttgcaacggtctCTGTAGAAAGGGCTGTGCCGCAAATGGATATTACTGTTGGAGGACACAGCACATCTCCGAAGCAGCTGCTGAAATATCTCGGAGTAACGGTCGACAATTGCTCAAGCTTCGGTgcacatgtcaaatactgttatGATAGTGCGTCGAAAGTCATCGactcattggcctggattatgtcGAACTgtcatggtccaaagagtagtaAGAGACgtcgatacggaggagcggcctggagctccgccaTAGaagtagagcgcaacagatccaaattacagAGCACgcatcggctgatagccatgcgaaTTTCCTGTGCATACAGGATCATCTCAACAGATGCAGCTTTAGACATCGCGGGTAtggttcccatcgacataactctggcaaAGGATAAAGAGTGTTACGTAGCTAGAGCAGTTAGAGGAGTTCTCAAGGCTCAACAAGCAGCGTCAAAC CAAGAGGAACTTGAGAAGGAAAAGGGAAAAACGGTGGAtgatgagcacagcctacccctggTGAAGGTGAAGGTGAAACCAAGGCACACAAAgtccaaggtggttttagtgggacgaaccctctcacggcagcaaacacacCCGGCTGTTGTGGTTTGA